From Caldanaerobius fijiensis DSM 17918, one genomic window encodes:
- a CDS encoding trans-sulfuration enzyme family protein yields the protein MKLSTLLVRAGINREDVTGAVSMPIYQSATFIHRGLGLSTGFDYSRTQNPTRFQLEKAITQLEGGVDSLAFSSGMAAITAVFMLFESGDHIIISDDLYGGTYRIVNQIFSKYQLNFSCVDITDIESVENAIRPNTKAIFIETPTNPMMKIADVKRIVDICRRNNLLCIFDNTFLSAYLFQPLKIGVDIVIESATKYLSGHNDLLAGIVSTSKQDIAEKLRFIQNSTGAVLSPNDSWLLLRGLKTLGVRMDRQQDNAQKIAQWLLCRPEISKVLYPGLPHHPGHNILKELANGFGAMISFEVVDIALVKRILENLEIISFAESLGGVESLITYPIEQTHKDIPDDLKKKIGLNDRILRLSVGIEDSDDLIMDLEHALLGGPQP from the coding sequence ATGAAACTATCCACATTATTGGTCAGAGCGGGAATAAATAGAGAAGATGTAACTGGTGCGGTATCCATGCCCATTTATCAATCGGCTACCTTTATACACAGGGGACTAGGTCTATCAACCGGTTTTGATTATTCCAGGACACAAAATCCTACCAGGTTCCAGCTGGAAAAAGCCATAACCCAATTAGAAGGTGGGGTGGATTCTCTGGCTTTTTCATCTGGAATGGCAGCAATAACAGCGGTATTTATGTTATTTGAATCGGGTGATCATATTATAATTTCTGATGACCTGTACGGCGGAACATATAGAATAGTTAATCAGATTTTTTCAAAATATCAGCTGAATTTTAGCTGTGTGGATATAACCGATATCGAAAGCGTTGAAAATGCCATAAGACCAAACACAAAAGCAATTTTCATTGAAACGCCTACAAACCCCATGATGAAAATAGCCGATGTCAAAAGAATAGTAGACATATGCAGACGGAATAATCTGTTGTGTATATTCGATAATACTTTTCTCTCAGCTTACCTGTTTCAGCCCTTGAAAATAGGTGTGGATATAGTAATAGAAAGTGCCACTAAATATCTTTCGGGGCACAATGATCTGCTGGCAGGCATTGTCTCAACCAGCAAACAGGATATTGCCGAAAAACTGAGATTCATACAAAACAGCACAGGAGCTGTGCTATCACCCAATGACAGCTGGCTGTTGCTAAGAGGATTAAAAACACTGGGTGTAAGAATGGATAGGCAACAGGATAACGCTCAAAAAATAGCGCAATGGCTGTTATGCAGGCCTGAAATCAGTAAAGTACTGTACCCTGGTTTACCCCATCATCCTGGCCATAACATCTTAAAAGAATTAGCCAATGGATTTGGAGCTATGATATCTTTTGAAGTCGTAGATATCGCATTAGTAAAAAGGATACTGGAAAATTTAGAGATTATTTCTTTTGCAGAAAGCCTGGGCGGTGTAGAATCCCTTATAACATATCCAATAGAACAGACCCATAAAGATATTCCCGATGATCTCAAAAAAAAGATAGGTCTAAATGACAGGATTTTAAGATTGTCTGTGGGAATTGAAGATTCCGATGATCTCATAATGGATTTAGAACATGCGTTACTGGGAGGTCCACAACCATGA
- a CDS encoding trans-sulfuration enzyme family protein: MKYATKLLHNGNEIDKHTGALSIPIYQTSTFKQDDVDNPPLYDYSRSGNPTRTALENTMAILEGGTSAYAFSSGMAAMSAVLSLLDTGDHVIAAQDIYGGTYRALTRHFSKYNIQVSFVDTTDTNKIEDAIKPNTKMLILETPSNPLLKITDLKACAELAKKHNIITVVDNTFMSPYLQRPLELGIDIVVHSATKFIGGHSDVLGGIVVVKDKDLAKQIYFVQNTLGAVLNPHDCWLLLRGIKTLKVRLDAEQQGAIYLAQWLKKQDFVKSVYYPGLPEHPGHDLHLKQAYGPGAVLSFEVKDINTAKKITARVKLFFTAVSLGGVESILSYPAKMSHASVPWKERQKLGITDELLRISVGLEDPEDLSMDILNAVI, encoded by the coding sequence ATGAAATACGCAACAAAATTACTCCACAATGGCAATGAGATTGATAAACATACCGGAGCGTTGAGCATACCCATTTATCAAACATCAACCTTTAAGCAGGATGACGTGGATAACCCTCCACTATACGATTACAGCCGCTCAGGAAATCCCACCAGGACTGCCCTGGAAAATACCATGGCTATTTTGGAAGGTGGTACCAGTGCTTATGCTTTTTCTTCAGGAATGGCAGCAATGTCAGCAGTATTATCTCTCCTCGATACAGGCGATCACGTAATAGCAGCACAGGATATATACGGCGGTACATACCGAGCACTTACAAGGCATTTTTCAAAATATAATATCCAGGTGAGTTTCGTCGACACCACTGACACAAACAAAATAGAGGATGCAATAAAGCCTAATACGAAAATGTTGATACTAGAAACACCCTCCAATCCATTGCTGAAAATCACCGATTTAAAGGCCTGCGCAGAATTAGCAAAAAAGCATAATATAATAACCGTCGTAGATAATACCTTTATGTCGCCATACTTGCAGAGGCCACTGGAATTGGGCATAGACATAGTAGTCCACAGCGCCACCAAATTCATCGGCGGGCACAGCGACGTATTAGGTGGAATAGTGGTAGTAAAGGATAAAGACCTGGCAAAGCAAATATATTTCGTTCAAAATACTCTGGGAGCGGTATTAAATCCTCATGACTGCTGGCTTCTTTTAAGAGGAATAAAAACACTGAAAGTAAGACTGGACGCTGAGCAACAGGGTGCAATATATCTAGCACAATGGCTGAAAAAGCAAGATTTTGTCAAGAGTGTATATTACCCTGGCCTTCCGGAACACCCAGGTCATGATCTACATTTAAAGCAAGCATACGGTCCCGGGGCAGTACTATCTTTTGAAGTTAAAGACATAAATACAGCTAAAAAAATAACAGCACGTGTAAAATTATTCTTTACAGCAGTAAGCCTGGGCGGAGTAGAAAGTATACTTTCATACCCCGCTAAAATGTCTCACGCATCAGTCCCCTGGAAAGAAAGGCAGAAACTAGGTATAACAGATGAACTTCTAAGGATATCAGTGGGGCTGGAAGACCCCGAGGATCTGTCAATGGATATCTTAAATGCTGTTATCTAA